CTGCGGTACTACCGGGTCCAGCTCGCCGCCCGCGGCGTGGACGTCCGCCTCCGCACCACCGCCACCCCGGAGCTGCTCGACGGCTTCGGCTTCGACGAGATCGTCGTCGCCACCGGCGTCACCCCGCGCGTCCCCGACATCCCCGGCGTCGATCACCCGATGGTCGTCAGCTACGTCGACGTGCTGCGCGGCGGCGCCGAGGTCGGCAAACGGGTCGCGATCGTCGGCGCGGGCGGCATCGGCTTCGACATCGCCGAGTTCCTCACCGACGGCGGCGAGAAGGCGAGCCTGGACCCGGAGACGTACTTCCGGCAGTGGGGGGTGGACACCGGCTACGAGGCGCGCGGCGGCCTGCGCGCGGCCGAACGCGCCACGTCGCCGCGATCCGTGCACCTGCTCCAGCGCAAGACCTCCAAGGTCGGCGCGGGCCTGGGCCGGACCACGGGCTGGATCCACCGCACGGAGCTGCGTGCCCGCGGCGCCACCATGGTCCCGGGCGCCGCGTACGACCGGATCGACGACGCCGGGCTGCACGTCACCGTGGACGGAACGGCGCACGTGCTGCCCGTCGACACGGTCGTGCTGTGCGCCGGGCAGGAGCCGCGCCGGGACCTGTACGAGGCGCTGCTCGCCGCCGGGCGCGGCGCGCACCTGATCGGGGGCGCCGACGTGGCGGCCGAGCTGGACGCCAAGCGCGCCATCAGGCAGGGCACGGAGCTGGCCGCGACCCTCTGAACCGGGCCCGGACCGGGGCCACCACCACTCCCTAGGATGCGTGACATGTCCCTCCCGCACGCCATCCTCACCGCCCTGCTCGAAAAGCCGTCCTCCGGCCTTGAGCTGACCCGCCGCTTCGACCGGTCGATCGGCTACTTCTGGCCGGCGACGCACCAGCAGATCTACCGGGAGCTGGGCAGGCTGGAGGAGTCAGGTCTCATCCGCGCGCTGCCGTCCGCACAGGCGGCGCGCGGCCGGCGCAAGGAGTACGAGGTGCTGCCCGCGGGCCAGGAGGAGCTGGCGGCCTGGGCGTCCGCGAGCCAGCCGCCCCGGCCGATGCGCGATCCGCTGCTGGTGCGGGTGCGTGCGGCGGCCGTGGTCGGCAGCGCGGGTATCGAGGCCGAGCTGAACCGTCATCTGGCCGAGCATCGGAGGCAGTTGGCGGAGTACGAGGCGATCGAGAAGCGGGATTTCCCGCCGGAGCGCGACGCCCCCGAGGACCGGCTGCGGCTTCTCGTGCTGCGGGCCGGCATCGGCTTCGAGGCCGGCTGGATCGCCTGGCTCACCGACGCGCTGGCCGAGGTCCGCCGGATCGGCACCCCTTGACCCGGGCCCGGCGGGACTTTCCGGCGCCCGGCGGGACTTTCCGGCGCCCGGCGGGACTTTCCGGCGCCCGCCGGCCTGCCGGTCCACGTGCTGGTCGGCGACCGGGACCCGCTCCACCGGGATCCGGCCTCAGTGACCGCTGGTCGAGCGCTACCGCACGGCCGGCGTCGAGGACCTGACCCACCGGGCCCACCACCTGCGCCGGTGCCCGCCCACGAGCTGTCAACGAGACCCACCGCGTCGAGGTCGTCGCGGATCTGACCGACTGGCTCGAAACGATTTTCGCGAAGTGGGAACCGCGGGGCCACCTCCCGCGTTCTCCCCAGTGACCCGTTTCCGTCCGGCCCGACCGAGAATCCGTTCCCGGCCGGGCCGGGGTCCGTACGGGGCTCCTCGCGGCGCTCAGCTCTCGCGCCAGCCGAGCTTGATGAGCTGATTCCTGGCGTCCTCGGAGACCTCGGTATCGGCCACCACGTCATAACGGGCGGCCACGATCCGGCTGCGCGAGGAGAAGTCCCGGCCTCCGCCGCTGAACGCGTGGCTCGCGAAGCCGAAGACGGCGCCGAAGAGCGCGCCGTAGACCAGGCCGCTCAGCATCAGGATCAGGACGGCGTGTCCGCCCGCGGCGAACACGGACAGCAACAGGCCGATCAGGAGTCCGAACCAGGCGCCCGTGCCCGCGCCCGCCAGCGCGGCCTTGCCGCGGGTGAGCCGGCCGAGGACCGTTTCGACCATGCGCAGGTCCGAGCCGACGATCGCGGTGCGCTCCACCGGGAAGTGGCTGTCGGACAAGAAGTCGACCGCGCGCTGGGCCCCCTCGTAGGTCGGATACGAGCCGACCACCGGGCGGTCGGCCTCCGGGGCGGCGGCGTGCGCGTGTTGCGTCATCGCGAGGCTCCCTTCCTCGCCCTCCAGCCTGCGCCGGTTCGGCGAACCGCGCAAATGGAGCACAACGGGAGGAATGCGGGGAACGTTCCTCACTCGCCCAGCGTGAGCACCACCTTGATGTCCTCGGGGGCCGGGGCGTACGCCTCCGCGAAGCGCTCCAGCGGCACCCGGCGGGTGATCAGCCGCTCCAGCCAGGCGGCGTCGGCCCGCGTCAGGGCCTCGGCGGCCTGCCGGTAGTGGCGGAGGTTGGCGTTGACGGAGCCCACCACCGCGTTGTTCTCCAGGACCAGCTCACGGTTCAGGCAGCCGGCGTCCACGGTGAGGTGGCGCCCGGACGGCGAGACGCCGGTCAGGCAGATGACGCCGTACGGCGCGGTCCCCGCCATGGCGTCCACCACGAGCCGGCCGACCCCGGTCGCCTCGATCACGATGTCCGGCTGGAGCGCCGCGGTGACCTTGTCCAGCTCCTCCGTGTGGTAGGCCGCGCCGAGGTCCGCGACCAGGGCGGGCTTCGGGCCGTCCGTGACCCGGTCCAGGACATGGACGTCCAGCCCGCGCTGGGCGCCGAGCAGCGCGGCCAGCAGGCCGATCGGGCCCGCCCCGGTGACCAGCACCCGGTGCGGCTCGAACCAGGCGCGGGCGCCGACCCGTTCGACCTGCTCCCACGCCTTGGCCACCACACTGGCCGGCTCCATCAGCACGCCGACCCGCTCCAGGCCGGGCGCCAGCGGGACCGCGTAGCCGGTCTCCAGGGTCCATACCTCGGCCGCGTAGCCGTCGCGCTGCCGGATGCCGCGCTCGGTGTACCCGTCGTTGCGGCACATGTCGAACTCCCCGTGCGCGCACGCCCCGCACGGCTCCGGGTCGGGCCGCCGGACGACGCCCACCACCAAGTCCCCGGCGGCGAAGCCGCTGTCCGGCGGGGCCCGGCGGACGCGGCCGAGCGACTCGTGGCCGAGCACCAGCCGCTCGTGGCCCTCCGGTGCCCAGCCGTACTCCCCGGCGATGATCTCGCGGTCCGTCCCGCACACCCCGACGGCGAGCCCGTCGACGAGCAACTCTCCGGCCCCCGGCTCGGGTTCCGGCAGCTCGCGCAGTTCCAGGGAGTCCGGGCGGGGCGGGCGGACGGTGACGGCACGCATGTCCCCAGCCTCGCACGGGCCCACGCGCCGGGCGACCGGGCGGGGTGCCGGGATGCGCGCCGCCGGGGCACGGGCCGTGGCCCGCGTCGCGCCGGTCACGCTGTGCGGCACCGCCCCCACCGTGGCCGGCCGCCGGGCTTCCCGGCCGGTCCCGCCACGTCGTTCACCGTCCGACCCGCCCGCGCGGACCGCGAGCGCCCCCGCCGCGAGCACGCCCACGAGCACCTTTCTGAGCCGCGTCGGCCGTCTCCCCTCTGCCGCTTCCCGGTTGTCTGCCGCTTCCCGGTTGACCGCACCGCGGCCCTACCGTACGGGGCACGCCAAGGCGCCTGGAGCGCCGATGCGTTGAGGAAGCGGGTGCGTTGGGAGAGCCGGTGCGTGGGGAGCGCCGCCGACCGGGCGCCGTCAGCCGTTCGACGGTGTGTCGCTCCCGGTGCCCTCCGCCAGCGGCAGCGCGCGCAGCATCAGCACCGAGCGCTCGGGCACGGTGAGCGTGGCGCCCGCGTCGTGCACCGTGCCCGGCGCGGTCTCCTGGTCCTCGCGGGTGGTGTCGACCAGCAGCTCGTAGCCCTCCGCCCAGGGCGGTCCCGGCAGCGGGAAGTCCACGGGCTCCGGCCCGGCGTGCAGGATCACCAGGAAGCTGTCGTCCACCACCGGGTGGCCCTTGGCGTCGCGCTGCGGGATGTCCCGGCCGGACAGGAACATCCCCAGCGTCTCGCTCGGCGCGTACCAGTCCTCCTCGGTCATCTCCTTGCCCTCGATGGTGAACCAGCCCAGGTCCCTTATGCCCTCGGGACCCTGGCGGCGGCCGGAGAAGAAGGCACGGCGGCGCAGCACGGGGTGGTCGCGGCGCATCCGGATCAGGCGGCGGGTCAGATCGAGCAGGGGCCGCCATTCCGGGTCGGCGAGCAGGAACCAGTCGATCCAGCTGATCTCGTTGTCCTGGCAGTAGGCGTTGTTGTTGCCCCGCTGCGTGCGGCCCATCTCGTCGCCCGCGACGAGCATCGGCACGCCCGTGGACAGCAGGAGGGTGGTGAGGAGGTTGCGCAGCTGGCGGCGGCGCAGGGCGGTCACGGCCGGGTCGTCGGTCTCGCCCTCGGTCCCGCAGTTCCACGAGCGGTTGTCGTTGCTGCCGTCGCGGTTCTCCTCGCCGTTCGCCTCGTTGTGCTTCGTCTCGTAGCTGACCAGGTCGCGGAGGGTGAACCCGTCGTGCGCGGTGATGAAGTTGACCGAGGCGTACGGGCGGCGTCCGCCCCAGGCGTAGAGGTCGCTCGATCCGGACAGCCGGTATCCGAGGTCCCGCACGTCGGGCAGCGCGCCGCGCCAGTAGTCGCGGACGGTGTCGCGGTAGCGGTCGTTCCACTCGGTCCACAGCGGCGGGAACGAGCCCACCTGGTATCCGCCGCTGCCGATGTCCCACGGCTCGGCGATGAGCTTGACCCCGCGCAGCACCGGGTCCTGGGCGATGACGGCGAGGAACGGCGAGAGCATGTCGACATCGTGGAACGAGCGGGCGAGCGCGGCGGCCAGGTCGAAGCGGAAGCCGTCGACGCCCATCTCCTGCACCCAGTACCGCAGCGAGTCGGTGATCAGGCGCAGCACCTGGGGCTGGACGACGTGCAGGGTGTTGCCGCAGCCGGTGTAGTCGGTGTAGTGGCGGGCGTCCTCGGCCAGCCGGTAGTAGCCGGGGTTGGCGATGCCGCGCAGGGAGAGGGTGGGGCCCCGCTCGTTGGCCTCGGCGGTGTGGTTGTAGACGACGTCGAGGATGACCTCGATGCCGGCCTGGTGCAGCGCGCGGACCATCGACTTGAACTCGCCGACCTGCTGGCCGCGGCTGCCGGAGGCGCTGTAGGCGGCGTGCGGCGCGAAGTACCCGATGGAGTTGTAGCCCCAGTAGTTGCGCAGGCCGCGCCGGAGCAGGTGGTCCTCGTGCGCGAACTGGTGGACCGGCAGCAGCTCGACGGCGGTCACGCCCAGCCGCGTGAGGTGCTCGATGGCGGCGGGGTGGCCCAACCCGGCGTATGTGCCGCGCAGCTCGGGCGGGATGCCGGGGTGGCGCATGGTGAAGCCGCGCACGTGCAGCTCGTAGATGACCGAGTCCGGCCAGGGCGTCTTGGGGCGGATGTCGTCCGCCCAGGTCTCGGTGTCGTGCACGACGATGCCCTTGGGGACGAACGGCGCGGAGTCCCGGTCGTCGCGGACGGTGTCGGCGATCTCCTGGCGCGGGTGGTCCCGATCGTGCCCATACGCCTCGGGCGGCAGCGAGAACTCGCCGTCCACGGCCCGGGCGTAGGGATCCAGGAGCAGCTTGGCCGCGTTCCAGCGGGCGCCGGTAGGGGGGTCCCAGCGGCCGTGGACGCGGTATCCGTACCGCTGGCCGGGGCGGACGCCCGGCAGGAAGCCGTGCCAGATCTCATGGGTGAGCTCTTCGAGCAGGCAGCGTGTCTCGCGCCCCTCGTCGTCGAAGAGGCAGACTTCGACCGCCTCGGCGCCGCCCGCCCAGAGGGCGAAGTTGGTGCCCTCGGTGCCGTCGGCGCCCGCGCCGAACCGGGCCCCGAGCGGCTGTGGCCCGCCGGGCCATACGTCGGTCTGCACGCGCTCGGGTGCCTGGGACACGTGTGCCCTCCCATGTCTCGATCTCTGAATGATTCCCGGTGGCGGGCCACCCTCACGTGTGAGCCCATACCTTCATGCCAATCGATCATCTAGGCCACGAATGAGGCATTTTGCCATGGCCGCCCCGCCGGCCCCCTATCGGGTCGGCGCTGAACCGCGACGAAACGGTGACGGTCAGGCCCATGTCCCCACCCCACACAGTGTGATTACCTGCTCTACGATCGGCCGTTGGAGGGGGAAAGAACGAAGGTGCGCACTCGACCGAGGGGCGGACGGATTCCGGGAGTCGTCGCGACGGTACTGGGGCTGCTGCTCACGCTCCTCGTCACGGCGTGCAGTTCGGGCGACGGCGGCGGGGGCGGCTCGGACGCCCCGGAGAACGGCGGGCGCGACACCCCGACGGCCACGGCGCCCGAGGTCCGGATCGCCATCGCCCCGGGCAACGGCGCGACCGGCGTGGCCACTGCGCGCGAGCTCCGGGTCAGCGCCGAGGACGGCACGCTGACGGAGGTCACCGTGACCGCCCCGGACGGCGCCGAGGTGCCCGGCGAGCTGGCCGACGACGGGACGAGCTGGGAGCCGGCCGAACACCTGGCCAACGCCACCGAGTACACCGTGACGGCGGTCGGCGAGAACGCGGACGGCGTCGCGACGGCCGAGACCTCCACGTTCACCACCGTCGCGGCCGACGCCACGTTCCACAGCGGCTGGAACATCCCGGACGGCGCGACCGTGGGCGTCGGGATGGTCCTCTCGATGACCTTCGACACCCCGATCGAGGAGATCGGGGACGTGCGCGACGCGGTCGAGATCACCACCGAGCCGCCGGTCGACGTGCGGGGGCACTGGTTCGGCCTCCAGCGGCTGGACTTCCGGCCCGAGGAGTACTGGGAGCCCGGCACCGAGGTGACCGTGCGGTTCCGGATCCGCGGTGTGGAGGGCGCGCCCGGCGTCTACGGCACGCTCCACGAGGACCTGAGCTTCACCGTGGGCCGCGCCCAGATCTCCACCGTGGACGCCGAGGCCAAGGACATGCGGGTGGTGCGCGACGGCGAGACGATCCGGACCCTCCCCGTGACGACGGGCGCCGCCGCGACCCCGACCTGGAACGGCAGGATGGTCGTCACCGAGAAGTTCGCCGAGACCCGCATGAACGGGGCGACGGTGGGCTACGGCGGCGAGTACGACATCCGCGATGTGCCGCACGCCCTGCGGCTGAGCACGTCCGGCACGTTCATCCACGGCAACTACTGGGCGGGATCGGGCGTGTTCGGCTCGGAGAACGCCAGCCACGGCTGCGTCGGGCTGGCGGACGTCCAGGGCGCGGGTGACCCGTCGACCCCGGCGGCCTGGTTCTACGAGAACTCGCTGATCGGCGACGTGGTCGAGGTCGTCAACTCCGACGAGGAGATCATCGCTCCCGACAACGGGCTCAGCGGCTGGAACATGGAGTGGAGCCAGTGGGGCGCGGGCCAGTGAGAGGCCGCCGGTGAACGGCGGCTAGCCTTCCGGCATGACTGTGCATGTGGAGGTCGCGGACGGCGTCGGCACTCTCCGGCTCGACCGTCCGCCGATGAACGCGCTGGACATCGCCACGCAGGACCGGCTGCGCGCGCTCGCCGCCGAGGTCACCGACCGGGATGACGTGCGGGCCGTGGTGATCCGGGGCAGCGAGAAGATGTTCGCGGCGGGCGCGGACATCAAGGAAATGCGCGCCATGGACCACGCGGCGATGATCGCCAGGGCCCGGGGCCTCCAGGACGCCTTCACCGCCATCGCCCGCATCCCCAAGCCGGTCGTCGCGGCCATCACCGGCTACGCGCTGGGCGGCGGCTGCGAGCTGGCGCTCTGCGCGGATGTCCGGTTCGCCGCCGACGACGCGCGGCTGGGCCAGCCGGAGATCCTGCTCGGTCTCATCCCCGGCGCGGGCGGGACCCAGCGCCTGCCCCGGCTGATCGGCCCCTCCCGGGCCAAGGACCTGATCTTCACCGGCCGTCAGGTCAAGGCCGCCGAGGCGCTCGCCATCGGCCTGGTCGACCGGGTGGTCCCGGCCGCCGAGGTGCACGCCGAGGCCCACGCCTGGGCGGCCCGGCTCGCGGCCGGCCCGGCGATCGCGCTGCGCGCGGCCAAGGAGGCGGTGGACGACGGTCTGGAGACCGACCTGGACACCGGCCTGACGATCGAACGCGGCTGGTTCGCCGGGCTGTTCGCCACCGAGGACCGCGCGTACGGCATGCGGAGCTTCGTCGAGGAGGGGCCGGGCAAGGCGACGTTCTGGCCCCGCGACTGACCGGCCCGTCACCCGTGGAGGGGTACTTCCCGGGGAAGGGCTCACGCGCGCGGCATATGCGCGCCATGATGGGGCCATGCGGGACGTCATGGAAGACGACGGACTGACCGACGCGGCCTGGGACCTCACCGCCGATCCGTCGGCCGGTGAGGTCCGCCTCGTCTCCCGGCCGAGGTCGGCGGCGATCGCCAGGCGGCTCACCCAGCGCCAGCTCCAGCACCACTGGATGCTGCCGCACGAGCTGACCGAGAACGCCGTGCTGCTCGTCTCGGAGCTGGTGGGGAACGCGGTCCAGCACGCGGGCGCCCACGTCTTCGGCCTCCGCATCCGTCGCCGCCGGGGCTGGATCCGCGTCGAGGTCCGCGACCCCTCCCGCGCCCTGCCCTGCCAGCTCCCGGTCCACGCGATGGCGGTGACCAGCGGCCGCGGCCTGTTCCTGGTCGACACCCTCTCCGACCGCTGGGGCGTCGACCTGCTCCCGCACGGCAAGTCGACGTGGTTCGAGATGCGGGTCGTCGGCCACTGAGCCCGCGCGCCGCCCCCGCCGGGTCAGATCCAGCGGGTCAGATCCAGCGGGTCAAATCCGGCGGGATCAAATCCGGCGGGCCAGGCCCCGGGTGGCGCGGCGACGGCGGTCGTTGCACAGAAGGCACCTGCCCCAGCCGGGCGGAAGCGGGTCGTCCTTGTCGCCGTAGAGCGGATCGACCGCGCCGCGCGGATGCTCGCGGCAGCCGGTGTCGCCGGGGCCGGTGCTCAGGGACTGCGCCGAGACCAGGGCCCGGCGCAGCGCGTCCACCAGCACCTCGGCCTGCTCGCCGGTCGGCGTCTCGTGGTCGAAGGCGATGTCCGACGCGGTCCGCAGGGCCGCCTGCAACTCCCGCAGCTGTGACTGCTGAATCATGCCGGCCAGCCTAGGCCCCGCCACCGACACACCCCCCGGCTCGGTCCGTGGACCTAGGACGAAAACCCGTGGGCGTTGTCAGAGGTCGTCCGTACGCTCGAAGGTGATGCCTGCCTCCGCTCCCCCCTCCCGCAAACGTTCCGTCGTCCGGTCCCTTCTCCGTCTGTGGCCCTATGTGCGTCCGGTGCGGGGCCGCATGCTCAGCGCCGCCGCGGTGGCGATCGTCGCGGCCCTGATGGGCCTGCTCATGCCGCTCGTCCTCAAGTGGATCGTCGACGGCCCCGTAGCGGACGGCGACTCGGCGGGCGTCTGGCTCGGCGGCGGCCTGCTGCTGGTCGTGGGCACGGCCGAGGCCCTGCTGTTCGGGCTCAGACGCTGGCTGGTGGCCCGGCCACTGGCGGGTGTCGAGGCCGCCATGCGGTCCGCGCTCTACCGGCACGTGCAGCGTCTCCCCGTCGCCTTCCACGAGCGCTGGGCCACCGGCCAGCTTCTCTCCCGGGGCACCGGCGACCTTCAATTGCTGCGGATGTTCCTCGCCTTCGGGCTGACCTTCCTGGTGGTCAACACCGCGACCATCGTCATCGGCTTCGGCATCCTCGTCTCCCAGGACTGGCTGCTCGGCCTGATCCTGGCCGTCCCCGTGGCGCCGCTGATCTGGCTGTGCGTGGTGTTCGAGGCCAAGTTCTCCGTGGCGGCCCGGCGGGCGCAGGACCAGATGGGCGACCTGACCACCGTGGTCGAGGAGTCCATTCTCGGCATCCGCGTCATCAAGGGCTTCGGCCGCCACCGCAGCCAGGCACGCGCGTTCCAGGTCCTGTCCGGGGACCTGAGGGACACCGAGCTGCGCAAGGCCCGTCTGATGGGCGGGATCTGGCTGGTGATCCTGGCGCTCCCGGAAGTCTTCCTCGGCTTCGCCCTGGTGCTCGGCGTCGTCCAGGTCGCCGACGGCGACCTCACCACCGGGACGCTGGTCGCCTTCATGACCACCGCGATGGCGCTGCGCTGGCCGGTGGAGTCGATCAGCTTCCTGCTGGCCCTGTGCAACGAGGCGAGCACCGCGACCGACCGGTTCTTCGAGGTGCTGGACACCGAGGTCCCACCCGAGCACGGCGCGCGCCCGCTGCCCGCCGCCGCTGCCGTCCCCGCCGCGGCGGGCCGGGACGGGATCCGGTTCGAGCGCGTCGTCTTCCGCTATCCCGACGGCCCGCCCGGTGCCCCGCCCGTGCTGGACGGGATAGACCTGCGCGTCCGGCCGGGCGAGACCCTGGCGCTGGTCGGCGGCACCGGCAGCGGCAAGACCACCCTGCTCTCCCTCATCCCCCGGCTGCACGAGGCGACCTCGGGCCGCGTCCTGCTCGACGGCGTCGACATCGCGACCCTGACCCGGCGGGAGGTGCGGGCCATGGTCGCCGTCGCCTTCGAGGAGCCGACACTGTTCTCCGCCTCCGTGCGGGAGAACGTGCTGATGGGCGCCGAGGACGCGGACCCGGGGGAGCTGGAGCGGGCGCTGCGGGTCAGCCAGGCCGCCGACTTCGTGCACGCGCTGCCCGCCGGCCCCGAGACCCAGGTCGGTGAGCAGGGGCTGAGCTTGTCCGGCGGCCAGCGCCAGCGCCTCGCGCTGGCCCGCGCCGTGATCGGCCGTCCCCGCTTCCTGGTCCTGGACGACCCGCTGTCCGCGCTGGACGTGCACACCGAGGCGCGGGTCGAGGCGGCGCTGCGCGACGTGCTGGCCGGCACCACCGCGCTGGTCGTCGCCCACCGCCCGTCCACCGTCCAGCTCGCCGACCGGGTCGCGCTGATGTCCGGCGGCCGGATCACGGCGGTCGGGACGCACGCGGATCTGCTGCACACCAACGCCGAGTACCGGCATCTGATGACCGGCGAGCAGAGCGAGGTCTCCGCCCGATGACCACCACCCTTCCGGACCGGGACAGCCAGGACGGCCAGGACAGCCAGGACGGCCGGGACAGCCCCGAGGAGACGCCCGCCGGTGCGCCGGCCGCCGTCGACCCGATCGCCCGGGACACGCTGCCCGCGCCCCGGGGCGCCTCCCGCCGACTGCTCGGCTCGCTGCTGCGCCCGCACCGGGGCCGGGTCGCCCTCGGCGCGGTCCTGCTGCTCACCCAGCAGGCGGCGGTGCAGGCGGTGCCGCTGCTGGTGGCGTACGCGATCGACAGCGGCGTCCCGGCCGTGCGCGACGACGACAACGGGCCGCTGATCGCGGTGGCCGTGGCCTATGTGGTCTGCGCGCTGGGCGCCGGCCTCCTCCAGTACACGTTCATCCAGGTGGCCGCCCGGATCAACCAGGGCATCCTGCTGGAGCTGCGCGGCCGGATCTACCGGCACGCCCAGGCGCTGAGCCTCGACTTCCACGACCGGTACACCTCGGGCCGCCTCATCTCGCGGTCCACCAGCGATGTGCAGTCGCTGCGCGAGCTGCTCAACGAGGGCCTCCAGGAGATGCTGATCATCCTCGTCTCCGTGGTCTACATCGGGGCGCTGCTGCTCTATCTGGACCTCGGCCTCGGCGGCGCGGCGCTGGTCTCGTCCATCCCGCTGTACGTGCTGGTGCGCGGATACCGGCGGCGCTCGGCCGCCCGGTTCGGCGAGCGGTCCACGGCGATCGCCGCGGTGATCGTGAAGTTCTCCGAGACGCTCAACGGCATCCGCCCGGTGAAGGCGTTCCGCCGCGAGCGGGCCAACGACGCGGCGTTCGAGGAGCTGAACCGGCGCCACGAGCGGATCAACGGCGACACGATCCTGGAGATGGGCCGCTTCGTCGTGCTGTCGCGGCTGGTCGCGAGCGTCGCGGTGGCGGGGATCGTGCTGTGGGGCGCCCAGCGGGTGACGTCGGGCGACATGGAGCTGGGCGCGCTGGCCGCCGGGGCGCTGTACATCCGGCGGCTGTACGACCCGCTGGACCGGTTCGCCATGATCCTGAACAACTATCAGTCCGCCGTCGCCTCCCTGGAGAAGATCGCCGGGCTGCTCGCCCAGCGGCCCGACGTGCCCGAGCCGGAGCGGCCGACGGAGCTGCCGCCCCGGGTGGGCGGGCGGCCGGGCCGGGAGGTCGTCTTCGACGACGTGCGGTTCACCTATCGGACGGGCGGCGAGGTGCTGCCGCGTTTCCGGCTGACGTTGCCGG
Above is a window of Streptomyces sp. NBC_01803 DNA encoding:
- a CDS encoding ABC transporter ATP-binding protein; translated protein: MTTTLPDRDSQDGQDSQDGRDSPEETPAGAPAAVDPIARDTLPAPRGASRRLLGSLLRPHRGRVALGAVLLLTQQAAVQAVPLLVAYAIDSGVPAVRDDDNGPLIAVAVAYVVCALGAGLLQYTFIQVAARINQGILLELRGRIYRHAQALSLDFHDRYTSGRLISRSTSDVQSLRELLNEGLQEMLIILVSVVYIGALLLYLDLGLGGAALVSSIPLYVLVRGYRRRSAARFGERSTAIAAVIVKFSETLNGIRPVKAFRRERANDAAFEELNRRHERINGDTILEMGRFVVLSRLVASVAVAGIVLWGAQRVTSGDMELGALAAGALYIRRLYDPLDRFAMILNNYQSAVASLEKIAGLLAQRPDVPEPERPTELPPRVGGRPGREVVFDDVRFTYRTGGEVLPRFRLTLPAGRTTALVGATGAGKSTLAKLLARFYDPTEGRVLLDGTDLRALSWAELRRGVVMVTQEAFLFSGTVADNIAIGKPDATRDEIERAAKAIGAHDFIASLPEGYDTDVRKRGGRISAGQRQLVAFARVLLADPAVVILDEATSSLDIPGEKAVQDAMETVLRGRTAVVIAHRLSTVEIADRVLVMESGRIVEDGPPADLIAGTGRFADLHRAWRESLA